In one window of Kosmotoga pacifica DNA:
- a CDS encoding nucleotide exchange factor GrpE — protein sequence MEEKKEKVRKTEKSSASTTKEMIKNFEEILEKKDERIKELEDQLARLKAEFHNYRMALQREQEMLVKREKENVIFKLIGLLEDFERALNHGGNTSENFVRGIRMIYKRLSTILTEEGVEEILPATGTAFDPFRDEAVETVESDTAEEMSILEVREKGYRYADKILKAPKVVVAIKPKRVEEEKDKDKPSGQ from the coding sequence GTGGAAGAGAAGAAAGAAAAAGTCAGAAAAACCGAAAAGTCTTCCGCATCTACCACAAAAGAAATGATAAAGAACTTCGAAGAAATATTAGAGAAAAAGGATGAACGCATAAAAGAGTTAGAAGATCAGCTTGCCCGGTTAAAAGCTGAATTTCATAACTATCGCATGGCTCTTCAGCGTGAACAGGAAATGCTCGTCAAAAGAGAAAAGGAAAATGTAATTTTCAAACTGATAGGTCTTCTCGAGGATTTTGAACGAGCCCTCAATCACGGGGGCAACACCTCAGAAAATTTTGTCAGAGGAATAAGAATGATCTATAAAAGGCTTTCAACAATTCTTACGGAAGAAGGGGTGGAAGAAATACTCCCAGCAACAGGAACGGCCTTTGATCCTTTCAGAGATGAAGCTGTGGAAACTGTAGAATCAGACACGGCCGAAGAGATGAGTATCCTCGAGGTTAGAGAGAAGGGGTATCGATACGCTGACAAGATATTGAAAGCACCTAAAGTCGTTGTCGCTATCAAACCAAAGAGAGTCGAAGAAGAAAAAGACAAAGATAAGCCGTCCGGGCAGTGA
- a CDS encoding UDP-N-acetylmuramoyl-L-alanyl-D-glutamate--2,6-diaminopimelate ligase, which yields MKLSHVIELLGDLVLETANSDGTNPEISSIVSNSRLLKPGDLFICIKGTYFNSHILAEDLQEKGAIALVAEEPIISNQIKIPIIYVKNSRKAEALLFMEQADHPYEKLVTVGVTGTNGKTTVTTLVKHILDTFEKKCSLVGTVVNYIAGKESRNPKNTTPGAPVLTKYLKKSAEENYEYFVMEVSSHALAMHRVSGIKFDVGAITNVTRDHLDFHESFEDYYSTKLRLFNLLKPSGRAVVNSDRINIADIPVQRDQILTYGFGNESDYRIEHLEMTRSGMYFSIITPFGSNHKVYTRLIGQHNAYNVAAAIAIMEALNYDTAHVIDAISTFTGVPGRFEFVEEASKYGFEVIIDFAHTPDALEKLLKTAKRLVEGRIILVFGAGGNADRGKRPIMGEVASKFSDVIILTSDDPKHEDPEEILKDVEEGIDKLKPYLVIPDRKEAISTALTLANRQDMVVIAGRGHEDFQVVDDNLIPFNDKEMVKQILDVKFRRLAKR from the coding sequence ATGAAGTTATCCCATGTGATTGAGCTCCTCGGCGATCTCGTCCTCGAAACAGCAAACTCGGACGGAACCAATCCAGAGATTTCTTCCATTGTTAGTAACTCCCGTCTACTCAAACCCGGTGATCTCTTCATCTGCATTAAGGGGACTTATTTCAATTCTCACATCCTCGCAGAAGACCTTCAAGAAAAAGGTGCTATTGCTTTAGTAGCAGAGGAACCCATTATTTCAAATCAAATCAAGATACCTATCATCTATGTGAAAAACAGTCGTAAAGCAGAAGCTTTATTGTTTATGGAACAAGCTGATCACCCCTATGAAAAACTCGTCACAGTGGGAGTAACCGGGACAAATGGCAAGACCACAGTTACTACTCTCGTGAAACATATCCTTGATACATTCGAAAAGAAATGTTCTCTGGTTGGAACTGTCGTAAATTATATTGCGGGCAAGGAATCTAGAAATCCAAAGAACACCACACCTGGAGCTCCTGTCCTGACAAAGTACCTGAAAAAATCCGCTGAAGAGAATTACGAGTACTTTGTTATGGAAGTCTCGTCTCATGCCCTAGCGATGCACAGAGTGTCAGGTATAAAATTTGACGTTGGCGCCATTACCAATGTTACCCGTGACCACCTTGATTTCCACGAGTCTTTTGAAGACTATTATTCCACTAAACTGAGACTTTTCAATCTTCTAAAACCTTCAGGGAGAGCGGTAGTTAACTCCGATAGGATAAACATCGCTGATATACCTGTTCAGCGTGATCAAATCCTCACTTACGGCTTTGGAAATGAATCTGACTACCGAATCGAACATCTCGAGATGACCCGTTCCGGCATGTACTTTAGCATTATCACGCCCTTCGGTTCCAATCATAAGGTGTATACAAGGTTGATCGGACAACACAACGCTTATAATGTTGCTGCTGCGATAGCCATCATGGAGGCATTGAATTATGACACAGCCCATGTTATTGATGCCATCTCTACCTTTACCGGTGTTCCGGGAAGATTTGAGTTCGTAGAAGAGGCATCGAAGTACGGTTTTGAGGTTATTATCGATTTTGCTCATACTCCGGACGCACTTGAAAAGCTGTTGAAAACCGCGAAAAGGCTGGTTGAAGGCCGTATAATACTTGTTTTTGGCGCTGGTGGAAACGCTGACAGAGGTAAACGGCCAATTATGGGTGAAGTAGCCTCAAAATTCTCCGATGTAATCATTCTCACTTCCGATGATCCAAAGCATGAAGACCCTGAGGAGATACTAAAAGATGTGGAAGAAGGGATTGATAAACTGAAACCTTATCTGGTGATCCCTGACAGGAAAGAGGCCATTTCCACCGCACTCACACTCGCAAACAGGCAAGATATGGTGGTGATTGCAGGACGAGGACACGAAGATTTCCAAGTCGTCGACGATAATCTGATACCGTTCAATGATAAAGAAATGGTCAAACAAATTCTCGATGTGAAATTTCGGAGGCTTGCAAAAAGGTGA
- the hrcA gene encoding heat-inducible transcriptional repressor HrcA, with the protein MNSRQIKILYCIVREYITHGRPVSSRQVLERSNISFSSATIRNDMRRLEFLGYIFQPHTSAGRIPTDKGLRFYFDSIQKLASNFEDSSASISLRQAAIVADVEKILKVTAKALSKVTSTYVVIEKPKQEKLLVKHIAISPISQNYFGVTIVTDLGVTMNSTVYTGYNFTHYEDLQRRLNEAIRGKMIGEIKKGLRDLRLLNDHWYNEKIEEMLFVLQNVFESEEESGYIKYGLEYIVSSGNLDWQDIIGLIKYTEDQNKLNELIGRFSGNDDKVIIGNELGIDELKNFSMFISGYRKFEERLGTIALIGPKILQYEKVYAYLKYMSNRLSEVFSKR; encoded by the coding sequence TTGAACAGTAGGCAGATTAAGATACTCTATTGCATCGTAAGAGAGTATATCACACATGGGAGACCTGTGAGTTCACGGCAGGTGTTGGAACGCTCTAACATTAGTTTTAGTTCTGCAACCATAAGAAATGATATGCGTCGGTTGGAATTTCTGGGATATATTTTCCAGCCACATACTTCTGCCGGCAGAATCCCTACAGACAAAGGGTTGAGATTCTATTTTGACTCGATCCAAAAGCTCGCCTCGAATTTTGAAGACAGCAGTGCATCTATTTCCCTGCGTCAGGCTGCAATAGTAGCTGATGTCGAAAAAATTCTTAAGGTCACCGCTAAAGCTCTCTCTAAAGTAACATCGACCTATGTGGTCATAGAGAAACCGAAACAGGAAAAACTCTTAGTAAAACATATAGCGATTTCTCCAATTTCTCAGAACTACTTTGGCGTGACAATTGTCACCGATCTTGGTGTTACGATGAATTCGACGGTTTATACAGGCTATAATTTTACTCACTACGAAGACTTACAACGTAGACTGAATGAAGCTATTAGAGGAAAAATGATCGGTGAAATAAAAAAAGGTCTGAGGGACCTTAGGTTGCTCAATGATCACTGGTACAACGAAAAGATAGAAGAGATGCTCTTTGTACTTCAGAATGTATTCGAAAGCGAGGAAGAGAGCGGATATATAAAATATGGTCTCGAATACATAGTATCTTCTGGCAATCTTGACTGGCAGGACATTATAGGCCTGATAAAATATACTGAAGACCAGAATAAACTTAATGAACTGATCGGGAGATTTTCCGGGAATGATGATAAAGTGATCATCGGAAACGAACTGGGCATAGATGAATTGAAGAATTTCTCTATGTTCATATCCGGATACAGAAAATTCGAAGAGCGATTGGGAACTATAGCGCTAATCGGTCCGAAGATTTTACAATATGAAAAGGTTTACGCGTACTTAAAATATATGTCGAACCGCTTATCAGAGGTATTTAGTAAACGATGA
- the tsaB gene encoding tRNA (adenosine(37)-N6)-threonylcarbamoyltransferase complex dimerization subunit type 1 TsaB, whose product MRYLTLDSSSKRLLIATRNGKKKAGIVLNSVGKHGVFLITAMKNLLEYVDLKPGDLEFIGCGIGPGSLTGLRVGISTVKGFAYPFDLPVVIFCSLDLLAISSLNADEKGVVVRKGREGYYYWRRYKLTDAGLKPESAPAFFPTEELRKELSSGEIVIGETQDFFDDFPGLTTRIAEEPSVEELLRLTEEAHASEEMINLRNLKPYYLQKSVAEINWEKRYGNQGHS is encoded by the coding sequence ATGCGATATTTAACACTTGATAGTTCTTCAAAAAGACTGCTGATCGCCACCAGGAATGGCAAAAAGAAGGCTGGTATCGTTCTTAATTCCGTTGGCAAACACGGTGTATTCCTCATAACAGCCATGAAGAACCTGCTGGAATACGTTGACCTTAAACCCGGGGATCTTGAATTCATCGGCTGTGGAATTGGTCCAGGTTCCCTAACAGGTTTAAGGGTAGGAATATCGACAGTGAAGGGATTTGCCTACCCTTTCGATTTGCCTGTAGTCATTTTCTGTTCTCTGGATCTGCTGGCAATATCTTCCTTGAACGCCGATGAAAAAGGTGTTGTCGTCCGGAAGGGAAGGGAAGGATATTACTACTGGCGTCGATACAAACTCACCGATGCAGGGCTGAAGCCGGAAAGTGCACCTGCATTTTTTCCTACCGAAGAACTAAGGAAAGAATTGAGCTCCGGTGAAATTGTTATCGGCGAAACTCAGGATTTCTTCGATGATTTCCCTGGGTTAACCACGAGAATCGCAGAAGAACCCTCAGTAGAAGAACTTTTAAGGCTAACGGAAGAAGCTCACGCAAGCGAAGAAATGATAAATCTCAGGAACTTAAAGCCATATTATTTACAAAAATCTGTTGCTGAAATAAACTGGGAAAAGCGTTATGGAAATCAGGGACATTCTTGA
- a CDS encoding UDP-N-acetylmuramoyl-tripeptide--D-alanyl-D-alanine ligase, with translation MDQKTIAEFLRLTEGRRLKLDSRKIETGDVFIALKGTRYDGNDFVEDALNRGASLVVTSRNLSGDRVFTVAEPLQLLFCSARMVIRNSKMRHKIGITGSNGKTTTKELLHSTLSKIAPTFKTPGNLNTEIGIPISILENRDALLEAEYGAFELAADKKGDIRKLVELVEPDISILTNVGTAHLGKYNSPQELLEEKLSIFSALNNEGVAITNGDDLRIVKELKNASFRLLLFGEKNGQLVLANYRYIGNNTFVTLNFNNEERLLRLKNFWNKGQILDLMAVYLTLYSIGVDVPELLLVDSQLSFKDRFHVYDLAGIRVINDCYNSSIESVMVAIDALKRLRTGKKYAVVGSILEQGLFAKKTHLKLAELLKEFDAVVLYTRDRQIGYVTEALEVSFATDSIESIADWLLKHVEEGDLVYFKASRGVGLENVLKAFKEKIAKDG, from the coding sequence ATGGATCAAAAAACCATCGCCGAGTTTCTCAGGCTTACAGAAGGTAGAAGACTTAAATTAGATTCCCGAAAAATCGAAACAGGTGACGTATTCATAGCCTTGAAGGGAACCCGCTATGATGGGAACGATTTTGTGGAGGATGCTCTTAACCGGGGCGCTTCTTTGGTGGTAACCAGCAGAAATCTCTCTGGCGATCGAGTTTTTACAGTTGCCGAACCCCTTCAGTTACTCTTTTGCTCTGCTAGAATGGTTATCCGAAACTCTAAAATGCGACACAAAATAGGGATAACAGGATCGAACGGCAAGACAACAACAAAGGAGCTGCTTCACAGTACCCTCTCGAAGATTGCTCCTACCTTCAAAACACCCGGCAATCTTAACACAGAAATCGGAATTCCCATTTCAATTCTGGAGAATAGAGATGCTCTTTTAGAAGCTGAGTATGGAGCTTTTGAACTCGCGGCAGATAAGAAGGGCGACATAAGAAAACTCGTTGAACTCGTTGAACCGGATATTTCAATTTTGACAAATGTCGGGACAGCACATCTTGGAAAATATAATTCCCCTCAGGAACTTCTTGAAGAGAAACTTTCTATTTTTTCTGCGTTAAATAATGAAGGAGTTGCCATAACGAACGGTGACGATCTGAGAATTGTCAAAGAACTTAAAAATGCCTCTTTTCGTCTTCTTCTCTTTGGTGAAAAAAACGGTCAGCTTGTGCTGGCGAACTACCGCTATATTGGCAATAATACCTTTGTTACGCTGAATTTCAATAATGAAGAGCGTTTGTTGAGGTTGAAGAATTTTTGGAACAAAGGACAAATACTGGATCTGATGGCAGTTTATCTCACTTTATATTCCATTGGAGTCGATGTGCCAGAACTCTTACTTGTAGATTCACAGCTATCCTTCAAAGACAGATTCCATGTTTATGACCTCGCTGGAATAAGAGTGATAAACGACTGTTACAACAGCAGTATAGAATCGGTAATGGTTGCTATAGATGCCTTGAAACGATTGAGAACAGGCAAAAAATATGCGGTCGTAGGTTCTATCCTGGAACAGGGACTCTTTGCAAAGAAAACTCACCTGAAACTCGCTGAATTATTAAAAGAATTCGATGCTGTGGTTCTGTACACCAGAGACCGCCAAATCGGGTATGTTACTGAAGCGCTGGAAGTTTCTTTTGCGACAGATTCAATAGAAAGCATTGCAGATTGGCTACTGAAGCACGTTGAAGAAGGTGATCTGGTTTATTTTAAGGCTTCAAGAGGGGTTGGGCTTGAAAACGTGCTGAAAGCCTTCAAGGAGAAGATAGCAAAAGATGGATAA
- the mraY gene encoding phospho-N-acetylmuramoyl-pentapeptide-transferase, whose amino-acid sequence MLLLLYPFERLQKRIRIGQFIREEGPDLHNHKTGTPTSAGIIFISIALILQVFFNKGQDVLIIALSGAFFGLTGAIDDLAKLLKRNAAGVSAAFRLILEFSFAFLIVYLIQRINPHTYLLLPFSGKNIEMGWLYFPFSAFVIVGTANAVNLTDGVDGLAGSVFIASVLPLIILNYQSSFYFTLVGALLGFLWHNWYPAKVFMGDTGSLSLGGILATTMALTGREVYLILFAFVFLLETLSVIIQVASFKLRKKRVFKMAPVHHHFELSGWHESKIASRFSVVALLSSVLGIIAWRGK is encoded by the coding sequence GTGCTCTTACTTTTGTATCCTTTTGAAAGGCTACAGAAGAGAATTAGAATCGGACAGTTCATCCGTGAAGAAGGCCCTGACTTGCACAATCACAAAACCGGTACCCCAACCTCGGCGGGAATCATTTTCATTTCCATAGCCTTAATCCTTCAGGTTTTTTTTAATAAGGGACAGGATGTACTTATAATCGCTCTTTCAGGAGCGTTTTTTGGTCTTACTGGAGCCATAGATGACCTCGCAAAGTTGTTGAAGCGGAATGCCGCTGGTGTAAGTGCTGCATTCAGATTAATACTGGAGTTTTCATTCGCATTTTTGATTGTCTATCTGATTCAGCGCATTAATCCTCATACCTATCTTCTGTTACCGTTTTCAGGGAAAAATATTGAAATGGGTTGGTTATACTTTCCATTTTCCGCGTTCGTTATTGTCGGTACAGCGAATGCTGTGAATCTCACAGATGGTGTTGATGGGTTAGCGGGAAGTGTGTTTATTGCGTCGGTGCTTCCGCTGATCATATTGAATTATCAGAGTTCGTTTTACTTTACTCTCGTTGGTGCGCTCCTTGGTTTTTTATGGCATAACTGGTATCCAGCAAAGGTCTTCATGGGTGATACCGGATCGCTATCTCTTGGCGGAATACTGGCCACCACCATGGCATTAACAGGTCGGGAGGTCTACCTTATTCTTTTTGCATTTGTCTTTCTGTTAGAAACGTTGAGTGTTATAATTCAGGTTGCTTCGTTTAAGTTGAGAAAAAAGAGGGTGTTTAAAATGGCACCTGTCCATCATCATTTTGAACTTTCTGGTTGGCATGAATCTAAGATTGCCTCCAGATTTTCTGTTGTCGCTTTACTTTCATCTGTGCTTGGAATAATAGCTTGGAGGGGTAAGTAG
- the murD gene encoding UDP-N-acetylmuramoyl-L-alanine--D-glutamate ligase — MFKVGLVGLGTSNFELLKYIRKTYPEWNCFVSEQGEIPQERRIFLEKEEIEFEEGGHTEKLLESDSFIMSPGISPNSLIGKNVLNTGKPITTELEFALKELRKRKKGIFIGITGTNGKTTTVTMLGHILKESGLKTFIGGNIGVPLISAIYEDYDFYVLEVSSFQLSWFNSEEQLFHLSSVLNVAEDHLDYHNSFREYLLAKLKIVNLTSGYSILRNELTVEFDKLFTKNRVVPFSIRGETILSLKDGIMLFHKAQLELKKYIKAKHNIENALIAIALSHFLGLSIYDAFEKIAFYRYPDHRMSEIATIEGVKYIDDSKATNAHAVVKALDNFSPDNVVLILAGKGKNESYKELIERIRNLKKVIIIGKSLGLVEKLDCEIPFVIVDNMSQAVELAHKIARQGDVVLFSPGGASFDMYRNYKERGMDFIEKVNTLKEMVSSSR, encoded by the coding sequence GTGTTTAAAGTAGGGTTGGTAGGTCTGGGGACTTCTAACTTTGAACTCTTAAAATATATAAGAAAAACTTACCCAGAATGGAACTGCTTTGTCTCCGAGCAAGGCGAGATTCCACAAGAACGCCGAATTTTCTTGGAAAAAGAAGAGATTGAATTCGAAGAGGGTGGACATACAGAGAAACTCCTCGAATCGGATTCTTTCATTATGAGTCCTGGAATTTCTCCCAATAGTTTGATTGGTAAAAACGTGTTAAATACTGGTAAGCCTATAACAACCGAACTAGAATTCGCTCTCAAAGAATTGAGAAAAAGAAAAAAGGGGATTTTCATAGGCATCACGGGTACAAATGGCAAAACGACCACCGTGACGATGCTGGGACATATACTAAAAGAAAGTGGATTAAAAACTTTCATAGGTGGAAATATAGGCGTACCGCTGATATCCGCCATCTACGAGGATTACGACTTTTACGTTCTTGAAGTTAGTTCTTTTCAGCTGAGTTGGTTCAACTCTGAAGAACAACTTTTCCATCTCTCAAGCGTCTTAAACGTTGCAGAAGATCATCTCGACTACCATAATTCTTTCAGGGAGTATTTACTAGCAAAACTTAAGATAGTGAATCTGACGAGTGGTTATTCGATCCTGAGGAATGAATTAACTGTTGAATTTGATAAACTATTTACGAAAAACCGTGTCGTGCCTTTTTCTATCAGGGGAGAAACAATTTTGTCATTGAAGGACGGGATCATGTTATTTCATAAAGCACAGCTTGAGCTAAAAAAATATATCAAAGCAAAGCATAACATAGAGAACGCTCTTATCGCCATTGCTCTCTCGCATTTTCTGGGTTTGTCAATATACGATGCCTTTGAAAAAATAGCTTTCTATCGATATCCGGATCACAGAATGTCAGAGATCGCAACCATAGAAGGTGTGAAATATATCGACGATTCTAAAGCAACGAACGCTCATGCTGTTGTAAAAGCTCTCGACAATTTTTCACCTGATAATGTAGTTTTAATACTTGCCGGTAAGGGCAAGAATGAGAGTTATAAAGAATTAATAGAACGCATTAGAAATCTCAAAAAAGTAATCATAATCGGAAAAAGCCTTGGTTTGGTGGAAAAGCTCGATTGTGAAATTCCATTTGTTATTGTTGATAACATGAGTCAGGCAGTGGAACTGGCGCATAAAATAGCTAGGCAGGGGGATGTGGTGTTGTTCAGCCCTGGTGGGGCCAGTTTTGATATGTACAGAAATTATAAAGAACGGGGAATGGACTTCATCGAGAAGGTAAACACTTTGAAGGAGATGGTAAGCTCAAGCAGATGA
- the dnaJ gene encoding molecular chaperone DnaJ codes for MTARKDYYEILGIARDASKDDIKRAYRKLVKQWHPDAYKGDNKKAAEEKFKEIQEAYEVLSDPQKRAMYDRFGYVGEPGYTGGGRTAGTSGGFFEDIFGDFQDIFDVFFGGSRTTRGERVHRTVKGEDIHATITVELKDAINGKTTFLEYDRKIICSSCKGTGAENGTSFSTCPRCNGTGVVTEEHRSFFGVFTNTHTCEACRGSGRIIDRRCPVCHGTGDIKERHRVRINIPAGVEDGATIRLTGQGNAGKYGGPNGDLYVRVRVNMPPHYRRSGNDLLYTVELDYTQAALGTIVKIPLPEGGFENLKIPAGTDPNTIFKLKGYGIPSMSSGRRGDILVTIKVRIPKPSSKEKKLLEELAKVKGIS; via the coding sequence ATGACAGCAAGAAAGGACTACTATGAAATTCTAGGCATCGCAAGGGATGCCTCTAAAGACGATATCAAGAGGGCTTACAGAAAGCTCGTAAAGCAATGGCATCCTGATGCATATAAAGGCGACAACAAGAAAGCTGCCGAAGAAAAGTTCAAAGAAATTCAGGAAGCTTACGAAGTTTTGAGTGACCCTCAGAAAAGGGCAATGTACGACAGATTTGGTTATGTGGGAGAGCCAGGTTACACCGGTGGAGGAAGGACAGCTGGCACCAGTGGCGGGTTCTTTGAAGATATTTTCGGAGATTTTCAAGACATATTCGATGTGTTTTTTGGGGGTTCAAGAACAACCAGAGGTGAGCGGGTTCATCGTACGGTAAAAGGCGAAGACATCCACGCTACTATAACAGTTGAATTGAAAGATGCCATCAATGGTAAAACAACGTTTCTGGAATATGATAGAAAAATAATCTGTAGTTCCTGTAAAGGTACTGGTGCGGAAAACGGGACGAGTTTTTCTACGTGCCCGCGGTGTAACGGCACCGGTGTTGTAACTGAAGAACACAGGTCTTTTTTCGGTGTATTCACCAATACTCACACCTGCGAAGCCTGTAGAGGGAGCGGAAGAATCATTGACCGTCGATGTCCGGTCTGTCACGGGACGGGGGATATTAAAGAGAGACATCGCGTTAGGATTAACATCCCTGCAGGTGTGGAAGATGGTGCTACAATCAGACTCACCGGACAAGGGAATGCAGGAAAATATGGTGGACCGAACGGTGATCTATATGTCCGAGTTCGAGTAAACATGCCGCCACATTACAGAAGAAGCGGCAATGATCTCTTATACACCGTCGAGCTGGATTATACTCAAGCAGCTCTTGGGACAATCGTTAAAATCCCTCTGCCTGAGGGAGGTTTCGAAAACTTGAAAATCCCCGCCGGAACAGACCCGAATACAATTTTTAAACTGAAAGGTTATGGTATTCCTTCGATGTCCTCAGGCAGGCGCGGAGACATCCTTGTTACGATAAAAGTGAGGATCCCCAAGCCTTCCTCGAAAGAAAAGAAACTTCTTGAGGAACTGGCAAAGGTAAAAGGTATTTCCTGA
- a CDS encoding endonuclease III domain-containing protein, translating to MEIRDILEEIFSELRKHYDPDSWWPAESSFEVAVGAVLTQNTNWNNVKKAINNLKELGALSPLGVLNLEEHQLLKAIRPAGFYTRKLMTLREIARFFLEFNPKEKTEELRNKLLSLKGIGKETADSILLYAFEKPVFVVDAYTLRFLKRYGLEIRMNYNGVQSLFHKVFPVDAGLFKELHALIVEHSKALCRKTPRCRECFLKKCKKAPKYGAFR from the coding sequence ATGGAAATCAGGGACATTCTTGAAGAAATATTTTCAGAACTCCGCAAACATTATGATCCGGATAGCTGGTGGCCGGCGGAAAGCTCTTTTGAAGTTGCAGTAGGGGCTGTATTGACCCAGAATACCAATTGGAATAACGTCAAAAAGGCCATAAATAATCTGAAAGAATTGGGTGCTCTCTCCCCTTTAGGTGTTCTCAACCTGGAGGAGCATCAGTTATTAAAGGCAATTAGACCCGCCGGTTTTTATACGAGAAAGCTTATGACTTTAAGAGAAATCGCACGTTTTTTTCTGGAATTCAACCCAAAAGAAAAAACAGAAGAGCTTAGAAATAAGCTTCTTTCCCTTAAAGGCATTGGCAAAGAGACTGCAGATTCTATCCTTCTGTACGCATTTGAAAAACCAGTATTTGTCGTTGACGCATACACATTGAGATTTCTCAAAAGGTATGGTTTAGAAATCAGAATGAATTACAATGGCGTTCAATCTTTATTTCACAAAGTTTTCCCGGTAGATGCAGGATTATTCAAGGAACTACACGCCCTCATCGTCGAACATTCAAAAGCGCTCTGCAGAAAGACTCCGCGCTGCAGAGAGTGCTTTCTTAAAAAATGCAAAAAGGCACCGAAATACGGTGCCTTTCGTTAA
- a CDS encoding YitT family protein — translation MDLRKSFKDYFIITIGSLITAIAIVSFLIPNNVIAGGVSGLAIIFYRMFDWWVGLQMLVYNVALFALAFILLGVGFGVKSIYSAVILSVFVDLLQQAKIPIFQASSVQSGGLLVAIYGGALAGIGIGIVLWRGASTGGTDIVAMILSKYFHISTGIGLLLTDTIITVLAILVFGPLVAMYGIITIFTTSKTIDGILEGFGNTRTAFIITEKYEGVKDRILKEMERGVTLLNAEGGFTKKKRPVIMVSLRRRELGQLRRIIREEDPNVFMIVVNNAEVFGEGFKNLS, via the coding sequence ATGGACCTCCGCAAATCCTTTAAAGATTATTTTATCATCACCATCGGGTCTCTGATAACAGCCATTGCTATAGTTTCGTTTTTAATACCAAACAACGTAATAGCTGGTGGTGTCAGTGGTCTGGCTATAATCTTTTATCGAATGTTCGACTGGTGGGTGGGGCTTCAGATGCTCGTTTACAATGTAGCCCTTTTCGCTTTGGCCTTTATATTGCTTGGCGTGGGTTTCGGGGTAAAATCTATATATTCAGCCGTGATTCTATCGGTGTTTGTTGACTTGCTTCAACAGGCTAAAATCCCGATTTTTCAAGCTTCTTCTGTTCAGAGCGGTGGGCTTCTCGTTGCCATCTATGGCGGAGCACTGGCGGGAATAGGTATCGGAATAGTGCTGTGGCGTGGAGCTTCCACAGGCGGTACCGATATCGTCGCGATGATTCTCAGCAAATATTTTCATATTAGTACCGGTATCGGACTGTTGCTGACAGATACGATCATAACAGTGCTCGCTATTCTCGTTTTTGGTCCTCTGGTTGCTATGTACGGTATTATCACTATTTTCACGACCAGTAAAACCATCGATGGAATTCTCGAAGGATTTGGCAACACCAGGACAGCCTTCATCATAACGGAAAAGTATGAGGGAGTGAAAGACAGAATACTCAAAGAAATGGAGAGAGGTGTGACTCTCCTCAACGCTGAAGGCGGCTTCACTAAAAAGAAAAGGCCCGTAATAATGGTATCGCTCAGGAGAAGGGAGCTTGGACAACTAAGGCGTATAATAAGGGAAGAGGACCCGAACGTCTTTATGATAGTTGTCAACAACGCGGAGGTCTTCGGTGAGGGTTTTAAGAACCTGAGCTGA